A genomic region of Alicyclobacillus sp. SO9 contains the following coding sequences:
- a CDS encoding VIT1/CCC1 transporter family protein, giving the protein MNSNNPEYLKKTLIENWRKEMEAARLYQLSADSESDDRRSNIFQQLADLENKHVKMWEDKLSELGVDLTSLEPPEVNIKDLSQGQVFERIEAVETNNMNWYQSLRNVMDDEAVVRIIDEINEDEKKHGSLDDMLQPETKQVKRRLNSLWGKERWHKRESGGWVGDAIYGVNDGLGAIFGIIAGVAGFAHNDQTILISGFFGALASTLSMGAGAWLAAKSENEILESELSHERREIQEDPEHEVEELKLLYELKGLSPEESNRIATQVSKDQENFLNTMAQEELGIHEASKSNPWSSALFGSASTFVGAIVPLLPFFFLHGWVAMVTAAAVSIVAHFVVGALKSIITVRGWLVSGLEMTLVGIMVGAVSYGLGELGTLIFGVHI; this is encoded by the coding sequence GTGAATAGCAACAATCCGGAGTACCTAAAAAAGACTTTAATTGAAAATTGGCGAAAAGAAATGGAAGCTGCCCGTTTGTATCAGCTGTCTGCAGACTCGGAGAGCGATGATAGGCGGAGTAACATCTTCCAACAGTTAGCGGATTTGGAGAACAAACATGTGAAGATGTGGGAGGATAAACTGAGTGAGTTGGGTGTGGATCTGACCTCCCTAGAGCCTCCTGAAGTTAACATCAAAGACCTGTCTCAAGGTCAAGTTTTCGAGAGAATTGAAGCTGTTGAGACAAACAACATGAATTGGTACCAATCACTGCGCAATGTGATGGATGACGAAGCAGTTGTCCGTATCATTGATGAAATCAACGAGGATGAAAAGAAACACGGGTCGCTAGATGATATGCTGCAACCTGAGACTAAACAGGTAAAGCGTCGGCTGAACAGCTTGTGGGGAAAAGAGCGGTGGCATAAGCGAGAAAGCGGCGGCTGGGTTGGAGACGCAATCTACGGCGTAAACGATGGTCTTGGGGCTATTTTTGGAATCATAGCCGGTGTTGCCGGTTTTGCCCACAACGACCAAACCATTCTCATATCTGGTTTCTTTGGGGCCTTGGCCAGCACGCTTTCTATGGGTGCTGGTGCGTGGTTGGCAGCAAAGTCAGAGAATGAGATTCTCGAGAGCGAGCTCAGTCATGAGCGGCGAGAAATACAGGAAGACCCAGAGCATGAAGTAGAAGAGTTGAAACTGCTGTATGAACTGAAGGGTCTGTCGCCCGAGGAATCAAATCGGATTGCTACCCAAGTCTCCAAAGACCAGGAGAACTTTCTTAACACAATGGCTCAAGAGGAATTGGGTATTCACGAAGCCAGCAAATCCAATCCCTGGAGCTCAGCCCTGTTTGGGAGTGCATCGACATTTGTCGGCGCCATCGTTCCGCTTCTCCCGTTCTTTTTCCTGCATGGCTGGGTGGCTATGGTCACAGCGGCCGCGGTCAGTATTGTCGCTCACTTCGTTGTTGGTGCTCTGAAGAGTATCATCACCGTTCGCGGCTGGTTGGTCAGCGGTTTGGAAATGACTTTGGTTGGAATTATGGTTGGTGCGGTATCGTATGGCCTTGGTGAGCTTGGAACACTCATTTTCGGTGTTCATATTTAA
- a CDS encoding DUF488 domain-containing protein: MPSPQSKRIYEPPDVFDGKRVLVDRLWPRGLRKDSAQIDVWLKEVAPSPDLRKWFGHEPERFDMFQNLYIEELNSGTKQQSAVAQLINWCLAEQVTLLYAAKDETHNHAKILRDFVDARLK, from the coding sequence GTGCCTTCTCCGCAAAGTAAGAGAATATACGAACCCCCGGATGTCTTTGACGGAAAGCGCGTCTTGGTTGACAGATTGTGGCCGCGAGGACTTCGGAAGGATAGCGCTCAAATTGATGTGTGGTTGAAAGAAGTTGCGCCGAGTCCAGATTTAAGAAAGTGGTTCGGACATGAACCAGAGCGTTTTGATATGTTCCAAAATTTATACATAGAGGAACTGAACAGCGGCACTAAACAACAGTCAGCCGTTGCCCAGCTGATAAATTGGTGTCTTGCTGAACAGGTTACGTTACTCTATGCAGCAAAGGATGAGACTCACAATCACGCAAAGATTCTACGTGATTTTGTCGACGCCAGACTCAAGTAA
- a CDS encoding Rdx family protein, with protein MELKKFRMTIEYCTSCGYIPIASRTAVEVLSKHHPELSEVALIPSSDGAFEVSVEGTPVFSKKEMARFPEHDEVVRLFEEFMADYDYSG; from the coding sequence GTGGAATTAAAAAAATTTCGCATGACGATTGAATACTGCACCAGTTGCGGATATATTCCTATTGCCTCCAGAACAGCGGTGGAGGTTTTGTCAAAACACCATCCTGAATTGTCAGAGGTAGCTTTAATTCCGTCATCAGATGGCGCATTTGAAGTTTCTGTCGAGGGGACTCCAGTATTTTCAAAGAAAGAAATGGCGCGGTTTCCAGAGCACGACGAGGTAGTGCGGCTGTTTGAAGAGTTCATGGCCGACTACGATTACTCAGGTTGA
- a CDS encoding DUF47 domain-containing protein: MPKRSHRLFEYLVQISENIESAAAAFTDGLNHLSDPEALTAKMRNLERTGDELTRNLMSLLDATYITPLDREDYLTLAVRLDDIVDGLEAVTVRFDVYNVKDATPVMYEFAENINNSVNEITQSIANLQTQNLVELRAHTAQLNQLEKVGDQLLFESLRELFRDEHDPLTVIKLKEIYEILEGVTDRCEDVADLLDSIIVKNA, encoded by the coding sequence TTGCCGAAAAGAAGCCATCGATTATTTGAGTACCTCGTACAAATCTCAGAGAATATTGAATCAGCGGCAGCAGCTTTTACAGATGGACTGAATCATTTATCAGATCCAGAGGCCCTTACTGCCAAAATGAGAAACTTGGAGCGCACTGGGGATGAATTAACGAGAAATCTCATGTCTCTGTTGGATGCGACGTATATTACACCTCTGGACAGGGAGGATTATCTGACGTTAGCTGTCCGCCTAGACGATATTGTGGACGGGCTGGAAGCCGTGACAGTGAGGTTTGACGTCTATAATGTCAAAGATGCGACACCAGTCATGTATGAGTTCGCTGAAAACATCAATAACAGTGTCAATGAAATCACTCAGTCCATAGCAAATTTACAGACACAAAATTTAGTTGAATTGAGAGCGCATACGGCACAATTGAATCAACTCGAAAAAGTTGGAGACCAGCTTTTATTTGAATCCTTAAGAGAACTGTTTCGGGACGAGCATGACCCGCTCACAGTGATTAAACTCAAGGAAATTTATGAGATTCTTGAGGGTGTAACGGACAGGTGTGAGGATGTCGCAGATTTACTGGATTCTATTATTGTGAAGAACGCATAG
- a CDS encoding Rossmann-like and DUF2520 domain-containing protein, whose translation MMKIMVVGPGRVGTALAVAMQQAGHDIVGALSRRTTGLQADLFKQLTSAPVYQFPSTDVKPTTDLQLIAPPRMGVPDVFLLTVPDKAVTQTAQTLAGAGYFDNVEVIIAHCAGSMSAKALSPANQPGVRRLCWHPLQSIADPRMSPACFEGVTFTLDGDKEAVAAAKKWVTGLKGLPVEIAGEDRTRYHAAAVLAANAMTALAATAASVSGLEHGMTALLPLMRGAVGNIERFGLPDALTGPVERGDVETVEAHLKSLQDNPTAFDVYRVLGKATLDIARQKGSLTEQQLSAFLTLFSPGK comes from the coding sequence ATGATGAAAATAATGGTTGTTGGACCAGGTCGAGTAGGAACCGCACTGGCTGTGGCCATGCAACAGGCCGGGCATGACATTGTGGGAGCACTGAGTCGGCGTACAACTGGATTGCAGGCCGATTTGTTCAAACAGCTCACAAGCGCGCCAGTATACCAGTTTCCCAGTACCGACGTGAAACCTACCACCGACCTTCAACTCATCGCACCTCCTCGCATGGGTGTTCCTGATGTCTTTCTTCTAACCGTTCCAGACAAAGCTGTGACTCAAACAGCACAGACCCTGGCTGGGGCAGGTTACTTTGATAACGTTGAGGTCATCATAGCTCACTGTGCGGGTTCAATGTCCGCAAAAGCCTTGTCCCCCGCAAATCAACCTGGTGTAAGGCGCCTTTGTTGGCACCCCTTGCAATCCATAGCGGACCCCCGAATGTCGCCCGCATGCTTTGAAGGCGTTACCTTTACGCTTGATGGTGACAAAGAGGCTGTAGCAGCAGCGAAAAAATGGGTCACAGGTCTGAAGGGGCTTCCTGTTGAGATAGCGGGTGAGGACAGAACCAGATACCACGCCGCAGCCGTATTGGCCGCAAATGCCATGACAGCTTTGGCAGCGACGGCGGCGTCTGTGTCTGGACTCGAGCACGGCATGACAGCTCTTCTTCCACTGATGCGCGGTGCAGTAGGCAATATTGAACGTTTCGGATTACCAGATGCACTCACCGGACCTGTGGAGCGAGGAGATGTGGAAACCGTAGAGGCACACCTAAAATCTTTGCAAGACAACCCCACCGCTTTCGACGTATACCGGGTATTGGGTAAAGCAACACTTGACATTGCCCGACAGAAAGGCTCACTCACGGAACAGCAACTATCGGCCTTTTTGACTTTGTTTTCGCCCGGAAAGTGA
- the panB gene encoding 3-methyl-2-oxobutanoate hydroxymethyltransferase, with product MEKSITVTTLRKMKQDKQKIAMMTAYDFPTAQLLEEAGVPVLLVGDSLGMVVQGHSTTLPVTLEDMIYHTRMVSRGVRRSLIVADLPFMSYQITKEQAMESASKLMKEAGAHAVKLEGGKEQAETVRALVHAGIPVMAHLGLTPQSVHAMGGFSVQGRNLQQAKTIFEDAKALEAAGAFALVLEMVPAELAQTLTERLSIPTIGIGAGPGCDGQVLVFHDMTGYTSGYIPKHNKRFANIADTIRSAAAQYVQEVTEGQFPGEEQTPRLKPDELARWNEYLQTDKDDSPT from the coding sequence ATGGAGAAATCTATCACCGTTACAACACTTCGGAAAATGAAACAGGACAAGCAGAAAATTGCAATGATGACTGCCTACGACTTTCCAACAGCACAGTTGTTGGAAGAGGCCGGTGTCCCTGTGCTTTTAGTGGGCGATTCACTGGGAATGGTCGTTCAGGGACACAGCACTACGCTTCCCGTTACACTTGAGGATATGATTTATCACACGCGCATGGTCAGCCGAGGTGTGCGGCGGTCGCTCATCGTTGCAGACCTGCCTTTTATGTCCTACCAAATAACAAAGGAACAGGCAATGGAAAGTGCCAGCAAGTTAATGAAGGAAGCCGGGGCACATGCGGTAAAACTGGAAGGCGGCAAAGAGCAAGCCGAAACCGTACGTGCACTTGTACATGCCGGAATACCGGTCATGGCACATCTGGGTCTTACCCCCCAATCCGTTCATGCAATGGGGGGATTTTCGGTACAGGGAAGGAATCTGCAACAGGCAAAAACGATTTTCGAAGATGCAAAAGCCCTTGAGGCAGCTGGAGCATTTGCACTGGTTCTGGAAATGGTCCCCGCCGAGTTGGCACAAACTCTAACAGAGAGACTTTCCATTCCAACCATCGGCATCGGTGCAGGGCCGGGCTGTGATGGTCAGGTTCTTGTTTTTCACGATATGACAGGGTATACATCCGGCTATATTCCGAAACATAATAAACGCTTTGCTAATATCGCGGACACAATTCGCTCCGCGGCTGCACAGTACGTTCAGGAAGTGACAGAAGGACAGTTTCCTGGAGAAGAACAGACACCCAGGCTAAAGCCCGATGAATTAGCCCGGTGGAATGAATACTTGCAGACAGATAAGGATGACAGTCCGACATGA
- the panC gene encoding pantoate--beta-alanine ligase — MKTSTDKQRLDTTETSEAGLLTTITSIAGVREFVRSARRDGKMIALVPTMGYLHEGHAALVDAARRDNDIVIASLFVNPLQFGPNEDYDAYPRDEVRDKKLLTEHGCNLLFAPSVKEMYPEPMATTVELPELARVLCGKSRPTHFAGVTTVVSKLFHIVQPDNAYFGQKDGQQAAIIRKMVRDLNIPVSVISVPTVREADGLAKSSRNAYLTDEQRMHAPVLYRALTAARQLLEQGERDTRRLKDTMQHIIAKEPEVNLDYAEVVRLSNLQSIGHAEGEIMLAVAAYVGKARLIDNFQLNVGSNDVTNLYK, encoded by the coding sequence ATGAAAACTTCAACGGATAAGCAAAGACTTGACACAACGGAAACCAGCGAAGCAGGCCTTCTCACGACAATTACAAGTATTGCTGGAGTACGAGAGTTTGTTCGTTCTGCCAGACGAGATGGGAAGATGATTGCACTTGTGCCGACCATGGGCTATCTGCACGAAGGGCATGCGGCGCTGGTAGACGCGGCTAGACGCGATAACGATATCGTCATTGCAAGCCTGTTCGTTAATCCATTGCAGTTTGGTCCCAACGAGGACTACGATGCGTATCCGCGAGACGAAGTGCGGGACAAAAAACTCCTGACGGAACACGGTTGCAACTTGTTGTTTGCACCGTCAGTCAAGGAGATGTATCCCGAACCAATGGCGACAACTGTTGAGTTGCCTGAATTGGCTCGGGTGCTCTGCGGAAAGTCCCGGCCAACACACTTTGCCGGAGTAACCACAGTAGTAAGCAAACTGTTTCACATCGTCCAACCGGACAATGCCTATTTTGGCCAAAAAGACGGGCAACAAGCTGCAATCATTCGAAAGATGGTGCGAGACTTAAATATACCAGTGAGTGTTATCTCCGTGCCGACTGTCAGAGAGGCCGATGGTTTAGCAAAGAGTTCCCGCAACGCTTACCTGACAGACGAACAGCGTATGCATGCACCGGTGTTATACCGCGCACTCACGGCAGCCCGCCAGCTTTTAGAGCAGGGCGAGCGAGATACCCGGAGACTCAAAGACACAATGCAGCACATCATTGCTAAAGAACCAGAGGTCAACCTTGATTATGCTGAGGTTGTAAGGCTTTCCAATCTTCAGTCGATAGGACATGCAGAAGGTGAAATAATGCTGGCCGTTGCTGCGTATGTCGGGAAGGCACGCCTGATTGACAACTTCCAGCTAAATGTTGGAAGCAATGATGTCACAAATCTGTACAAGTAG
- a CDS encoding D-2-hydroxyacid dehydrogenase: MILIAGKIPEADRHIDWLNQQLPEPVAYEENLDEAARKYGTVPIVIGPASRKFTAQHVQQYSELKWYHSLSAGVDALPLAQFRQQGVTLTNCSGIHGIPMSEQIMGMMLMFSRNLHNNVRSQMDEEWTRDYPLLQELHGKTLCIVGAGSIGKAVAQRAKAFGMKVIGVKRNQLDMPDFDEVVGHEELDGMLPKSDYVLLLTPLTDETYHLFGRNQFREMKSSAVFLNYARGKVVDEEALIQALRTHEIAGAGLDVFAQEPLPAQHPLWGMNEVIISPHTAGVSQNYYDRALQVFVDNYNAWCNGDPMPTKVNLELGY; encoded by the coding sequence ATGATTCTAATCGCAGGCAAAATTCCTGAAGCAGACAGACACATTGACTGGTTAAACCAACAATTGCCGGAACCTGTGGCGTATGAAGAAAACCTTGATGAAGCGGCTCGTAAGTATGGGACTGTTCCCATTGTGATAGGACCCGCGTCCCGTAAGTTTACGGCTCAGCATGTACAACAGTACAGCGAGCTAAAGTGGTATCACTCGCTGAGTGCAGGTGTGGATGCACTTCCGCTTGCACAGTTTCGTCAACAGGGCGTGACTTTGACCAATTGCAGCGGTATCCATGGGATTCCCATGTCAGAACAAATCATGGGAATGATGCTCATGTTTAGCCGGAACCTACATAACAACGTGCGCAGTCAGATGGATGAAGAATGGACCCGAGACTATCCACTGTTGCAGGAGTTGCATGGAAAGACCTTGTGTATTGTCGGAGCTGGCAGTATTGGTAAAGCTGTAGCGCAGCGTGCCAAGGCCTTTGGAATGAAGGTTATCGGCGTTAAACGGAACCAGTTGGACATGCCCGATTTTGATGAAGTTGTTGGCCATGAAGAATTGGATGGTATGCTGCCAAAGAGCGATTATGTATTATTGCTGACACCTCTAACAGATGAGACGTATCACCTGTTTGGCAGGAATCAATTTCGGGAAATGAAATCCTCCGCAGTCTTCTTGAACTACGCCAGGGGGAAAGTTGTGGATGAAGAAGCATTGATTCAAGCCCTCAGAACCCATGAAATTGCCGGAGCCGGACTGGATGTTTTTGCACAGGAACCGCTCCCGGCTCAGCATCCGCTCTGGGGCATGAATGAGGTGATTATTTCTCCGCACACAGCAGGCGTTTCTCAAAACTACTATGATAGAGCGCTGCAGGTTTTTGTCGACAATTACAATGCATGGTGCAATGGGGACCCAATGCCTACCAAGGTTAATCTGGAATTGGGGTATTGA
- a CDS encoding tyrosine-protein phosphatase, which yields MSRKVTANKDFSKLPLRNVERIAILWVLCGWTFITSRLCCVCIRITYADEPVWFYHRLSKVGDRVVEKTDKVIEKPTSLTEIHAHVLFDIDDGPSSLEQSLNLLSVMKAQGVQRVFCTSHYKSPHFSVEKKTIEQRFEALSETIDELPGSYPILKPAAEVRLSPELIDDIRSDDVPTLGETPYVLIEFPGTNIPEESLNMVHELKVRGYKPIMAHPERNLEIQHDPQLVDTLVSMDISLQLTAGCLTKKQGKLHPADALAWEILKRGRAAVIASDSHDTKSRPPTLAAAYENIASELGSETANMLKMNANSIWQGQPVECIPAIVPKRSFPIPFLRNRREKPSRR from the coding sequence ATGAGCAGAAAAGTAACTGCCAACAAAGATTTTTCTAAATTACCACTGCGAAATGTAGAAAGGATTGCTATACTGTGGGTATTGTGCGGCTGGACCTTCATTACTAGCCGTCTTTGTTGTGTTTGTATTCGCATAACCTATGCTGATGAACCCGTTTGGTTTTATCACAGGCTGAGCAAAGTAGGTGACAGGGTCGTGGAGAAGACTGACAAGGTAATTGAAAAGCCAACTTCATTAACGGAAATTCATGCACATGTGCTGTTTGATATAGACGATGGGCCCAGTTCACTAGAGCAGAGCCTAAATCTGTTATCTGTAATGAAAGCCCAAGGTGTGCAGCGTGTATTTTGTACGTCACACTACAAGAGTCCTCACTTTTCTGTGGAGAAAAAAACTATTGAGCAGCGCTTTGAAGCGTTGTCTGAAACCATTGATGAACTCCCGGGGAGCTACCCTATCTTAAAGCCCGCTGCCGAAGTGCGGCTCAGTCCAGAGTTGATTGACGATATACGCAGTGACGATGTCCCTACATTAGGAGAAACACCCTATGTACTCATTGAGTTTCCAGGAACGAACATACCAGAAGAAAGTCTGAATATGGTCCACGAGTTGAAAGTTCGGGGCTATAAACCTATTATGGCTCATCCTGAGCGAAATCTCGAAATCCAGCATGATCCACAGTTAGTTGACACGTTGGTCAGTATGGACATCAGCTTGCAATTAACAGCCGGTTGTTTGACGAAAAAGCAGGGGAAGCTGCACCCAGCCGATGCATTAGCCTGGGAAATCCTGAAACGGGGACGAGCGGCCGTGATTGCTTCCGATTCTCACGACACCAAATCTCGTCCGCCGACTTTAGCAGCAGCTTACGAGAATATTGCATCAGAACTTGGCAGCGAGACCGCCAACATGTTAAAAATGAATGCAAATTCAATTTGGCAGGGACAGCCAGTCGAATGCATACCAGCAATTGTTCCAAAGCGGTCGTTTCCAATACCGTTTCTCCGGAACAGGCGGGAAAAGCCATCGCGTCGATGA
- a CDS encoding O-antigen ligase has product MKSLRRAHLEADTYQPSLDDSRLVRWSVYALMAFPVIDYSLRRFVPVAGHAWDKVIFAILVISAFSRYIRGKRPPRFSWHVFALLFIIYGLFLVAAGLRTHPIQALEGYQFDVYYLLFTFPLPFLIGPKDVRPLLHFGVVVAVAIGAHAIYQYITKVPIPPHWADTHEHVRTRVFSVIKSPNELGAYMALNIPILAGLALSEKLKSRKVFYFAGVVICFAALLFTFTRGAWMALVLSTLILSIIVDRRLLLFVIAFAIVAFFVPAIHHRILDLTSPIYWHKTIKYGRFARWMTGIHKLSKDPLFGAGLGQYGGAVAAKYGHSVYSDDFYVKILGETGIVGLVLFITMHFALVRSLYQKVRSTVARRQRVLLAGGLTGILAILFHNLTENVFEYAPLVLSYFMYAMLFLILGTQVANSGIAGEKVNKSIVRDRRTDEETSLQNGP; this is encoded by the coding sequence ATGAAGAGTCTGAGACGAGCACATCTAGAAGCAGATACATATCAACCCAGCTTGGACGACAGCCGACTAGTCCGGTGGTCTGTGTATGCTCTCATGGCTTTCCCGGTAATAGACTATTCTTTGCGTAGGTTTGTTCCTGTTGCAGGTCATGCTTGGGACAAAGTCATTTTTGCCATTCTTGTTATTTCAGCTTTCTCAAGGTACATACGTGGAAAACGTCCGCCGCGGTTTTCCTGGCACGTTTTTGCGCTGCTTTTTATTATCTACGGGCTATTTTTGGTCGCAGCCGGGCTAAGAACACATCCAATTCAGGCTTTAGAAGGCTATCAATTTGACGTCTATTATCTGCTGTTTACCTTTCCACTGCCGTTTCTAATTGGTCCGAAGGACGTGAGACCCTTACTCCATTTCGGAGTTGTTGTCGCTGTGGCAATTGGCGCTCACGCCATTTATCAATACATTACAAAAGTTCCGATTCCACCTCATTGGGCAGACACTCATGAACATGTACGTACGAGAGTGTTTTCCGTAATCAAAAGCCCAAATGAGCTTGGAGCTTATATGGCGCTTAACATTCCCATACTGGCGGGGCTAGCTTTGTCGGAAAAATTGAAAAGCAGAAAGGTCTTCTACTTTGCGGGTGTTGTTATTTGTTTTGCAGCACTTCTCTTTACCTTTACCCGTGGGGCCTGGATGGCATTGGTGCTGTCCACGCTGATTCTATCCATTATTGTCGACAGGCGGCTCTTGTTATTCGTGATTGCCTTTGCCATTGTTGCATTCTTCGTGCCTGCGATTCATCACCGTATTCTCGATTTGACGTCTCCTATCTATTGGCACAAGACCATTAAGTATGGACGTTTTGCTCGATGGATGACTGGGATTCATAAGCTGAGTAAAGACCCCTTGTTCGGCGCTGGCTTAGGCCAATATGGGGGAGCAGTAGCAGCTAAATACGGGCACAGTGTATATTCGGATGACTTCTATGTAAAGATCCTGGGGGAGACAGGCATTGTCGGATTGGTGCTGTTTATTACAATGCATTTTGCCTTAGTTCGGTCTCTCTACCAAAAGGTACGCAGTACGGTAGCGAGGCGGCAGCGGGTACTGTTGGCAGGCGGGCTCACAGGGATACTTGCTATTCTCTTTCACAACCTGACGGAAAACGTCTTTGAATATGCGCCTCTTGTGCTCTCTTACTTCATGTACGCGATGCTGTTTCTGATTCTTGGAACCCAAGTTGCCAATTCGGGCATTGCTGGGGAAAAAGTCAACAAATCAATTGTCCGTGACCGAAGGACTGATGAAGAGACAAGTTTGCAGAACGGTCCTTGA